The genome window GGGGAATACTACCGGCTGGCTGATGCGTTAAACGAGATCGTCAAGCACCTGATCTACCCGATTCCTGATCCGGAGTTGCCCTTTCTCGGTGTCCATCTGACACCGATGGTCGACGGCACCATCACCGTTGGCCCGAACGCCGTGCTCGGCTGGAAGCGGGAAGGGTATGGCCAGCTCAACTTCAGCTTCCGGGATGTCGCTGAAATGCTGGCCTTCCCCGGTTTCTGGAAGGTTGTCGGGAACAACTTCGGCATCGCGCTAAAGGAGATGGCCGATTCGTTTTATCTGCCCGGTTACCTGCAGCGCGTCCGCAAATATTGCCCCGATATCAGCGCGACCGATCTCAAACCTTATCCCGCCGGGATCAGGGCGCAGGCGGTTCTGGCCGATGGCACCATTGTCCATGATTTTCTTTTCAGGGAAACCGCAAGGACGTTGCATGTCTGTAATGCGCCATCACCGGCTGCGACCTCGGCCATGCCGATCGCTGAATACCTTGCCGAAAAAGCTGCGGCACAGTTCAGACTTTAGGACATTGATAACGGGGAGGGCGCCTTGATGAATCAAAAGACGCCTCTTCCCGTTTTTGTTCTCCGCGAATCGTATCGTTAAGCTTGAACAGTGAACAGGCAGACGATAGAATAGTGGTCAGCCTTTTTTACATTGAGTGAATTCATGCCCATTCTCCAGGTCGAATCCCTGCGCAAAAACTACGGCTCGCTCACCGCCGTCGACGGCCTCTCTTTCGCGGTCACGCCGGGCGAGTGCTTTGGCCTGCTCGGTCCGAACGGGGCCGGCAAAACAACGACGATCCAGATTCTCTACGGCTACACGCCGCGTGATGCCGGCCGGCTCGAACTGTTCGGCCTCGATATCGATCACCACCTGCGCGAAATCAAGGGCCGCATCGGCATCTGCCAGCAGGAAGACTCCCTCGACCCCGACCTGAGCGTTCGCAATAACCTGATCGGTTACGCCCGTTACTTTTCGGTGCCGCGCCGGGTAGCGGCGCGCCGGGCCGACGAGCTCCTCGAATTTTTTGCCCTGGCGGGGCGGGCCGACGACAAGGTGCCGGTCCTCTCCGGCGGCCTCAAGCGCCGCCTGATGCTGGCCCGGGCCCTGGTCAACCAGCCGGAACTGCTGATTCTCGACGAGCCGACCACCGGCCTCGACCCGCAGAGCCGGCAGCTGCTCTGGGCCAAGCTGGCCGAGCTGAAAAGGCAGGGAATCACCATCCTGCTGACCACCCATTACATGGATGAAGCCGAACGTCTGTGCGACCGCCTGGTGATCGTCGATCACGGCCGGATCCTGGTTGAGGGGCATCCGACCAGGCTGGTGCGCGAGCAGGTCGGCCATTCGGTCATCGAGATCGCCGATCCGGACGAGCAGGTACGGGCCTTTCTCAAGGGCGAGAGCGGCCGGGTCGAGGACCTCGGGCAACGGCTCCTGGTCTATCTCGAGGATGGCGACGAGCTCTTCCTTAAACTGACACGCGAGATCCGGGC of Desulfuromonas sp. contains these proteins:
- a CDS encoding ABC transporter, translated to MPILQVESLRKNYGSLTAVDGLSFAVTPGECFGLLGPNGAGKTTTIQILYGYTPRDAGRLELFGLDIDHHLREIKGRIGICQQEDSLDPDLSVRNNLIGYARYFSVPRRVAARRADELLEFFALAGRADDKVPVLSGGLKRRLMLARALVNQPELLILDEPTTGLDPQSRQLLWAKLAELKRQGITILLTTHYMDEAERLCDRLVIVDHGRILVEGHPTRLVREQVGHSVIEIADPDEQVRAFLKGESGRVEDLGQRLLVYLEDGDELFLKLTREIRAEGCMLRPAGLEDLFLKLTGRELRE